From a region of the Apis mellifera strain DH4 linkage group LG2, Amel_HAv3.1, whole genome shotgun sequence genome:
- the LOC412005 gene encoding transmembrane channel-like protein 7: MSGGERKKRACDRGQGWEEAGAEFYQESYPAAIEADLQQALQRDPSHIATLLPSKKSRVATGKRIRNDTKTTLRRRTSTRSRGTTTSRRMSTNIHDAAVSMLPDLSENLSNEERTWEEIMQIKAMPVCMAQKIQLKNQLQSATKLRLQGFEQLKWQRRKAWQQFRIRMKETYSKMELWNDSLKTIGGNFGMGIVAYFLFIKWLMYLNVLLFTIMFSFIILPTILLDIPEEELCINSNNSNSISCCSELYQNITQESNSITDIGILEYTLLFYGVYSHISYDTSGIFFNLPLSYISATIGIFILSLIAIVKSAAKSFKQRVIENEGQFYQYCNLIFGGWDYCIHNEKSATVKHKALYNEMKAFLEAERLEEERQNRTREETTKLFFMRLFINLIVLTVLCGCGMFIYYIFEFSFDQISTQINQTYDLQYLSLNRIAHLFFEFLPYICIVALNLAIPFLFRYLVSLENYSPSFVINITLLRTVFLRLSSLIVLLTSFYRLIVTEVMDNECTNTANRRPLCWETFVGQQFFKLYITDLSLQFFMTFFVNFPRSLIAKHTENKILRFFGEQEFDLSKHVLDVVYLQTVCWLGFFFAPLLPLVAIIGTFLLFYIKKFACLVNSIPSSKVYRASKLNAFFMLVLLISFILSTIPVGYSIAEILPSKSCGPFRDFRSVWSLLIVTFAEFPDWLQSILYFLSTAGFGVPAFVILTLFLYYYYAVSIANKHMVTVLKNQLVLEGHDKQFLLNRLSAFIKQQQDQNKYHQEQANELGTFS, encoded by the exons atgtcagGAGGAGAACGAAAAAAACGTGCTTGTGATAGAGGACAAGGTTGGGAAGAAGCTGGTGCtgaattttatcaagaaagTTATCCTGCAGCTATTGAAGCAGATTTACAACAAGCATTACAAAGAGATCCTTCTCATATTGCAACTTTACTTCCAAGTAAAAAGTCTCGTGTcg cAACTGGCAAACGAATACGTAATGATACAAAAACAACATTAAGAAGACGTACTAGTACAAGATCTCGTGGTACAACAACATCAAGACGTATGTCAACAAATATTCATGATGCAGCAGTTTCTATGTTACCAgatttatctgaaaatttatccaatGAAGAACGTACTTGGGaagaaattatgcaaattaaagCTATGCCTGTATGCATGGcacaaaaaatacaattgaaaaatcaattacaa AGTGCTACAAAATTAAGATTACAAGGTTTTGAACAATTAAAATGGCAACGAAGAAAAGCTTGGCAACAATTTCGTATTAGAATGAAGGaaacatattcaaaaatgGAATTATGGAATGATAGTCTTAAAACAATTGGTGGAAATTTTGGCATGGGAATAGTtgcatactttttatttatcaaatggtTAATGTATCTTAATGtacttttatttacaattatgttttcatttattatattacctaCAATATTATTGGATATACCAGAAGAAGAATTGTGCATAAATTCTAACAATAGCAATAGTATATCTTGCTGTTCAGAATTATATCAGAATATAACTCAAGAGAGTAATAGCATAACAGACATTGGTATCTTGGAAtacactttattattttatggtgTATATAGTCATATATCTTATGATACTTCtggcatattttttaatttaccattatcttatatttctgCTACTATtggtatatttattcttagttTAATAGCTATTGTTAAATCAGCTGCTAAAAGTTTCAAACAGAGGGTAATTGAAAATGAAGgccaattttatcaatattgtaatttaatttttggtgGTTGGGATTATTGTATACATAATGAAAAATCTGCAACAGTAAAACATAAagcattatataatgaaatgaaagcaTTTTTAGAAGCTGAaagattagaagaagaaagacaAAATCGAACAAGAGAAGAAAcaacaaaattgttttttatgcgtttatttattaatttaatagttttaacaGTATTATGTGGATGTggtatgtttatttattatatatttgaattttctttcgatcaaatttcaaCACAAATCAATCAAACATATGACTTAcagtatttatctttaaatagaattgctcacttatttttcgagtttcttccatatatatgtattgttgCTTTAAATCTTGCAAtaccatttttatttcgatatttagtttctttagaaaattatagtcCTTCATTTGTTATAAACATAACTCTTCTCCGAACTGTTTTTTTACGACTTTCTTCTTTGATTGTTTTACTCACAtcattttatagattaattgTAACAGAAGTAATGGATAATGAGTGTACTAATACTGCTAATAGGCGACCATTATGTTGGGAAACATTTGTAGGACAACAATTCTTCAAACTCTATATCACTGATCtttctcttcaatttttcatgacattttttgtcaattttccTAGATCACTAATAGCTAAACATacagaaaacaaaatattacgtTTCTTCGGAGAACaagaatttgatttatctAAGCATGTCTTAGATGttgtttatttacaaactGTTTGTTGGCttggtttcttttttgcaCCTTTATTACCATTAGTTGCAATAATTGGtacttttttgttattttatataaaaaagtttgcaTGTTTGGTAAACAGTATTCCATCAAGTAAAGTTTATAGAGCAAGTAaattaaatgcattttttatgttggttttattaatttcttttattttatctacaaTACCAGTTGGTTATTCTATTGCAGAAATTCTACCATCAAAATCTTGTGGACCATTTAGAGATTTTAGGTCTGTATGGTCATTATTAATTGTGACATTTGCAGAATTTCCTGATTGGCTTCaatctatcttatattttcttagtACTGCTGGATTTGGTGTACCAGCTTTTGTTAttcttactttatttttatattattattatgctgTATCGATAGCAAACAAACATATGGtaacagttttaaaaaatcaattagtaCTAGAAGGTcatgataaacaatttttacttaaCAGATTGAGTGCATTTATTAAACAACAACAAGATCAGAATAAATATCATCAAGAACAAGCAAATGAATTAGGCACATTttcataa
- the LOC726711 gene encoding ribonuclease H2 subunit C, translated as MAIRLHMNHDLSKEKQKVLHLMPCKIYGDEFANVSSYFTPYIHKMDNEHYNSSFRGYPLQGKKITIPFGYKGIIFFERKKTDIENIERNLYLTGTFSHFTYWNYDKLPSKNDALRAAIDWIDIAEALHSTES; from the exons ATGGCTATTCGTTTGCACATGAATCACGATTTAtccaaagaaaaacaaaaggtATTACATTTAATGCCATGTAAAATTTATGGTGATGAATTTGCAAATGTTTCCTCTTATTTTACAccttatattcataaaatggaTAACGAAC attataattcttcatttCGTGGATATCCACTTCAAGGAAAAAAGATAACAATACCTTTTGGATATAaaggtattatattttttgaacgcAAAAAAACAGacatagaaaatatagaacgtaatttatatttaacggGAACATTTTCACATTTTACTTATtggaattatgataaattaccATCTAAAAATGATGCTTTAAGAGCTGCAATAGATTGGATTGATATCGCTGAAGCA CTACATTCTACAGAATCATAa